A genomic stretch from Anaerolineae bacterium includes:
- a CDS encoding DUF2085 domain-containing protein: MSTPWAASPSRWVAYINRLVYRIARHWLALCNGIVALFLALPIAAPLLLAAGATTPAQLIYLVYLPVCHQLPERSYFLLGEKPVYTPEELEARGMPAGLSPFQRRGFRGNEVTGYKVAFCERDVAIYGSILLAGLAYGALRRRGRPRGLPLKIYVLFLVPLGLDGLTQLVGLRESNWWLRTITGALFGGASVWLAYPLIDEAMEDTARQVEARINPGQLDKTQDPRYYNEHCT, encoded by the coding sequence ATGAGCACGCCATGGGCCGCCAGCCCGAGCCGCTGGGTGGCCTATATAAACCGGCTGGTGTATAGGATCGCCCGTCACTGGCTGGCCCTCTGTAATGGGATCGTGGCGTTATTTCTCGCGTTGCCGATAGCTGCTCCGCTTCTGCTGGCTGCCGGCGCAACGACGCCAGCGCAATTGATCTATCTCGTCTACTTGCCCGTCTGTCACCAGCTCCCGGAGCGCTCGTACTTCCTCTTGGGAGAGAAACCAGTGTATACCCCCGAGGAGCTGGAAGCGCGTGGGATGCCGGCCGGGCTTTCGCCGTTTCAGCGCCGCGGCTTTCGCGGCAATGAGGTGACCGGATACAAGGTGGCCTTCTGCGAGCGAGACGTAGCGATCTACGGCTCGATTCTGTTGGCAGGCTTAGCTTATGGCGCGCTGCGACGTCGGGGGCGCCCGCGAGGGCTGCCACTGAAGATATACGTGTTGTTTTTAGTCCCTTTGGGCTTGGATGGGCTAACCCAGTTAGTCGGGCTGCGCGAGAGCAACTGGTGGCTCCGCACCATCACCGGCGCGCTGTTCGGAGGAGCCTCTGTATGGCTGGCCTACCCGCTGATAGACGAGGCGATGGAAGATACAGCTCGCCAGGTGGAAGCGCGCATCAACCCTGGCCAATTGGACAAAACCCAGGACCCCAGATATTATAATGAGCATTGTACTTAA
- a CDS encoding TlpA family protein disulfide reductase, which produces MSPLNHSSSSPSLTPEMAASSRVTALWARVAVGLLMLSTIAVAARWLWPAVSPARPAHSSFAEGHALPTSAPPVAGQPAPDFEMAYPDGRRMRLSDWRGQPVLINFWATWCGPCRVEIPELIKAYEAHRQHGLVILAVNVQESAHQVQPFVDELGLSFPVVLDLDGEISRQYQVRSLPSSIFVGRDGLIAARWVGILSPEQLWNHLERIL; this is translated from the coding sequence ATGAGCCCTCTCAATCACTCGTCCTCGTCACCTTCCCTTACTCCGGAGATGGCTGCTTCGTCGCGGGTCACAGCCCTCTGGGCGCGCGTGGCGGTCGGCTTGCTAATGCTGTCGACGATAGCCGTGGCGGCGCGATGGCTCTGGCCGGCTGTGTCGCCGGCGCGTCCAGCCCACTCTTCGTTCGCCGAGGGGCATGCTTTACCTACGTCCGCCCCGCCGGTGGCTGGGCAGCCGGCTCCCGATTTCGAGATGGCTTACCCTGATGGCCGGCGTATGCGTCTAAGTGACTGGCGCGGCCAGCCCGTACTGATCAATTTCTGGGCGACCTGGTGCGGCCCTTGTCGAGTGGAAATACCGGAGCTCATCAAGGCTTATGAGGCTCACCGCCAACATGGGCTCGTGATCCTGGCGGTGAACGTGCAGGAGTCCGCTCACCAAGTGCAGCCGTTTGTAGACGAGTTGGGCCTGAGCTTTCCTGTGGTCTTGGACCTAGATGGGGAGATCTCCCGTCAGTACCAGGTTCGCAGCTTGCCTAGCAGCATCTTCGTCGGCCGGGACGGCCTGATCGCGGCTCGTTGGGTGGGTATTCTCTCGCCCGAACAGCTGTGGAACCATCTGGAGCGCATTCTTTGA
- a CDS encoding DoxX family protein, which yields MNILLWLLQILLGVYFFFTGIVHFIVPPGLPAPMAWMYELSPGLHYLSGTAEILAGLGLILPGLTRIQTRLTPLAAFGLVLVMLGAAIWHLLRNEFSNIAMNLILAGLSGFVAYGRWRLSPLKAKGAQP from the coding sequence ATGAATATCCTTTTGTGGCTTCTGCAAATCTTGCTAGGCGTCTACTTCTTCTTCACTGGGATCGTCCATTTTATCGTGCCACCTGGCCTACCCGCGCCGATGGCTTGGATGTATGAGCTCTCGCCCGGCTTGCACTACCTCAGCGGCACCGCCGAAATCTTAGCGGGGCTTGGACTTATCTTGCCTGGTCTGACTCGCATTCAGACCCGTCTGACGCCTCTAGCGGCATTTGGGTTGGTGCTTGTCATGTTGGGAGCGGCAATCTGGCACCTCCTGCGCAATGAGTTTTCCAACATCGCTATGAACCTGATCTTGGCCGGGCTGTCAGGCTTCGTGGCCTATGGTCGGTGGCGACTGAGCCCACTCAAGGCCAAGGGGGCTCAGCCCTGA
- the nagA gene encoding N-acetylglucosamine-6-phosphate deacetylase, whose translation MQAIVNGQLFTPQPIPGEGVVLIEGGYIVAAGPANSVRIPPGSEVIDAGGRKVVPGLVDVHIHGLLGYSCMGAELAEVAAILPRFGVTAFCATTITAPIEHVQEALGEMAEVIERRPQGARILGIHLEGPHLSPKRSGMAKADLQRPLTWDEFQRLQEAAHGNIRMITFAPEEDRAAELIPRLRKLGVVPVIGHSDATFDQVTAWVRLGLAHATHAFNAMRGFHHREPGVLGAVLLYDEIIAQLIADGHHVHPGAMALLWKVKGPERTALISDAIPYAGLPPGQYEWEGYRLILDGETCRLADGTLAGATTLLNQDIMTLIRLVGVPFADALAAATRTPALSIGHGTWLGQLAPGFAADVAILEEDGQAWQTWVSGELVFSTCAS comes from the coding sequence ATGCAAGCGATTGTAAACGGACAGCTGTTCACTCCTCAGCCCATCCCCGGCGAGGGGGTTGTGCTCATCGAGGGAGGGTATATCGTCGCTGCTGGGCCGGCGAATTCGGTGCGTATCCCACCGGGCAGCGAGGTGATAGACGCTGGTGGGCGTAAGGTTGTGCCTGGTCTGGTGGACGTGCATATTCACGGCTTGCTCGGCTATAGCTGTATGGGGGCTGAGCTGGCCGAGGTGGCAGCCATCCTACCGCGCTTCGGGGTGACGGCCTTCTGCGCTACCACCATCACTGCGCCCATCGAGCACGTCCAGGAGGCTCTGGGGGAAATGGCCGAAGTGATCGAGCGCCGGCCGCAAGGAGCTCGCATCCTGGGGATTCACCTGGAGGGGCCACATCTCTCGCCGAAACGCTCAGGGATGGCCAAAGCCGACCTGCAACGTCCGCTCACATGGGATGAATTTCAGCGGCTTCAGGAGGCGGCGCACGGAAATATTCGCATGATCACTTTCGCGCCGGAAGAGGATCGTGCGGCTGAGTTGATCCCGCGCTTGCGGAAGCTGGGGGTAGTGCCCGTGATCGGCCATTCTGATGCCACATTCGATCAAGTGACCGCCTGGGTGAGGCTGGGGCTGGCACACGCCACCCACGCGTTCAATGCCATGCGCGGTTTTCATCATCGGGAGCCAGGGGTCCTGGGCGCGGTGCTGCTATACGACGAGATCATAGCGCAGTTGATCGCCGATGGGCACCATGTCCATCCGGGCGCGATGGCGCTACTGTGGAAGGTGAAAGGCCCAGAGCGTACTGCGCTGATCAGCGACGCTATCCCGTATGCCGGCCTGCCCCCCGGCCAGTACGAGTGGGAAGGCTACCGGCTGATCCTGGATGGGGAGACTTGCCGACTGGCAGATGGGACGCTGGCAGGGGCTACCACTCTGCTAAACCAAGACATCATGACGCTGATTAGGCTGGTCGGCGTACCCTTTGCCGATGCGTTGGCAGCGGCCACCCGCACGCCAGCTCTCTCGATTGGTCATGGCACGTGGCTAGGGCAACTGGCGCCTGGCTTTGCGGCTGATGTGGCCATCCTAGAAGAAGATGGACAAGCCTGGCAGACATGGGTGAGCGGAGAACTTGTGTTCAGCACCTGCGCGTCCTGA
- the dnaN gene encoding DNA polymerase III subunit beta, translating to MRVSCLQENLAKGLSIVGRAVSTRSTLPVLGNILLATDRSRLKLSATDLEIAINCWIGAQVQEEGAITVPARLLTEFINSLPAERIDMALNVRTQSLYIRCARTEGNIKGIDANEFPLIPTSDDGQRTTEDGRPTSSLAYGPSSLIPVSTLRKMVEQVAFAAATDDSRPILTGVHARLQGDRLTLAATDGFRLSVRWAQLTPTPVPPPASGGGAGVGDVIIPARSLQEVARISADADEEYPVEMRVIQARNQVLFHLTGKADGAGKGGFQQVDVISQLIEGNFPDYMAIIPKAWTTRVVVDTAEFLKAVRVAYLFARDAANIVRLLIAPGGGEQPGTLTLQATSAEYGDNVSQLEAQSVEGAPIEIAFNARYLIDVLNVVGSPQVALEMTRPSAPGVIRPIGVGPEEFTHVIMPMHISRS from the coding sequence GTGCGTGTATCCTGCCTCCAGGAGAACCTCGCCAAGGGCCTCTCGATCGTCGGCCGAGCTGTCTCTACCCGGAGCACTCTGCCCGTCTTGGGTAACATTCTGCTGGCCACCGACCGATCCAGGTTGAAACTGTCGGCCACAGACTTGGAGATCGCGATCAACTGCTGGATTGGCGCTCAGGTGCAGGAGGAAGGGGCCATCACAGTGCCAGCCCGCCTGTTGACTGAATTCATCAACTCGCTGCCGGCTGAGCGAATTGATATGGCGCTGAACGTGCGCACCCAAAGCTTATATATTCGCTGCGCACGCACCGAGGGGAATATCAAGGGCATTGATGCCAATGAGTTCCCGCTCATTCCCACTTCGGACGATGGACAACGGACAACGGAAGACGGACGACCAACCTCCTCTCTCGCCTATGGCCCATCGTCTTTGATCCCCGTATCTACGCTGCGCAAGATGGTCGAACAGGTGGCCTTCGCTGCTGCCACAGATGACAGCCGCCCCATATTGACCGGCGTCCATGCCCGCCTCCAGGGTGATCGCTTAACCTTGGCTGCTACCGATGGCTTTCGGCTCTCCGTGCGCTGGGCTCAGCTTACCCCTACCCCCGTTCCCCCCCCTGCAAGCGGAGGTGGGGCTGGGGTGGGAGATGTGATCATCCCAGCTCGTTCCCTGCAAGAGGTCGCCCGCATCAGCGCCGATGCCGATGAGGAGTATCCGGTCGAGATGCGGGTGATCCAGGCTCGCAACCAGGTCCTGTTCCATTTGACCGGTAAAGCTGACGGAGCGGGCAAAGGGGGGTTCCAGCAGGTGGACGTGATCTCCCAGTTGATCGAGGGCAATTTCCCAGACTATATGGCGATCATCCCTAAGGCGTGGACGACGCGCGTGGTGGTGGATACAGCTGAGTTTCTAAAGGCTGTGCGGGTAGCCTATCTCTTCGCCCGCGATGCCGCCAACATCGTGCGTTTGTTGATCGCCCCGGGAGGTGGTGAACAGCCGGGAACGTTGACGTTACAGGCGACCTCGGCAGAGTACGGCGATAATGTCAGCCAGTTGGAGGCTCAAAGCGTTGAGGGAGCTCCGATCGAGATCGCCTTTAACGCCCGTTATCTAATTGATGTGCTGAACGTGGTGGGCAGTCCGCAGGTCGCCCTGGAGATGACGCGTCCCAGCGCGCCGGGGGTGATACGGCCGATCGGCGTTGGGCCGGAGGAGTTCACCCACGTTATCATGCCCATGCACATCAGCCGCTCGTAA
- the alr gene encoding alanine racemase → MATGFLEVLPMQVSPHLLEAELVPPMPTRPTWLEIDLDAVSENVRRARQIVGPGVRVMAVVKGNAYGHGITHIARAAVAGGASMLGLACLSEAYLLKSSGIIAPMLVLGYTPAWQAEDAVRHNVRLTLFDLNTARALSQAAQRIGRPARVHIKVDTGMGRLGVLPDEAPDFVEAVSRLPGVEIEGIFTHFSTADEADKTYTYWQLAQFRQVLEAVERRGIHVPYIHAANSAALLTVPESHFNMVRLGIAMYGLAPSPATPLPPGFQPTITWKTIVAQVKRLPPGSFVSYGNTYRTQGEEVIAVIPVGYADGFRRAPTHWGHVLVHGQRAPIVGRVCMDQTMINVTHIPDVQQGDEVVLIGRQGDEEITVDEIAARFGTINYEVVSQILARVPRLA, encoded by the coding sequence ATGGCAACTGGGTTCTTAGAGGTGTTGCCTATGCAGGTTTCCCCACATCTGTTGGAAGCAGAGCTCGTCCCCCCGATGCCAACCCGGCCTACCTGGCTGGAGATCGATCTGGACGCGGTCAGCGAGAACGTCCGTCGGGCACGTCAGATCGTGGGGCCAGGCGTGCGCGTAATGGCGGTTGTCAAGGGAAACGCTTACGGACATGGGATTACGCACATTGCCCGGGCAGCGGTAGCCGGCGGCGCCAGTATGCTAGGCCTGGCCTGCCTCTCAGAGGCATATCTGTTGAAGTCATCCGGCATTATCGCACCGATGCTGGTCCTCGGATATACCCCGGCTTGGCAAGCCGAAGACGCAGTCCGTCACAACGTGCGCCTGACCCTGTTCGATCTGAACACCGCGCGAGCGCTCAGCCAAGCAGCCCAGCGCATTGGACGTCCCGCTCGCGTGCATATCAAAGTGGATACGGGCATGGGGCGATTGGGCGTCTTGCCCGATGAGGCACCCGACTTCGTCGAGGCGGTCTCCCGCCTGCCCGGCGTTGAGATCGAGGGGATCTTTACCCACTTCTCGACCGCCGATGAGGCGGACAAGACATATACCTACTGGCAACTGGCCCAATTCCGCCAAGTGTTAGAGGCGGTAGAGCGCCGCGGGATTCATGTCCCCTACATTCATGCAGCCAATTCGGCCGCGCTGTTGACCGTGCCGGAGAGCCACTTCAATATGGTACGGCTGGGCATCGCCATGTATGGCCTGGCCCCCTCTCCAGCCACCCCTTTACCCCCCGGCTTTCAGCCTACCATCACCTGGAAGACGATCGTGGCGCAGGTTAAACGATTGCCTCCCGGCAGCTTTGTCAGCTATGGAAACACGTATCGAACCCAGGGCGAGGAGGTCATCGCGGTGATCCCGGTGGGATACGCCGACGGCTTTCGCCGAGCGCCGACCCACTGGGGACATGTGCTAGTACACGGGCAAAGGGCGCCTATCGTGGGCCGCGTTTGCATGGATCAGACGATGATCAATGTCACGCATATCCCGGACGTCCAGCAAGGCGACGAGGTGGTGCTGATCGGTCGGCAAGGGGACGAGGAGATTACGGTGGATGAGATCGCCGCTCGCTTCGGCACCATCAATTACGAGGTCGTCTCGCAGATCCTGGCCCGGGTTCCTCGCCTGGCGTAG
- the rpsT gene encoding 30S ribosomal protein S20 encodes MANTKSALKRIRSSERKRLRNRIVRGQARTFVKNTRRAIEAGDLATAQQLLQKAISALDKAAEKGVIHRNNAARRKSRLMRAFNQAMKQAQAQA; translated from the coding sequence GTGGCCAATACTAAATCGGCATTGAAACGTATCCGCAGCTCCGAGCGCAAACGTCTCCGCAACCGCATCGTTCGCGGCCAGGCCCGGACGTTCGTCAAGAACACGCGACGCGCCATCGAAGCAGGTGACCTTGCGACGGCTCAGCAGCTTCTACAGAAGGCGATCAGCGCCTTAGATAAGGCGGCTGAAAAGGGGGTCATTCACCGCAACAACGCAGCCCGTCGCAAGTCTCGTCTGATGCGCGCGTTCAACCAGGCGATGAAACAGGCGCAAGCGCAAGCATAA
- a CDS encoding glutaredoxin family protein yields MIQVTLYGTADCPLCDEALEALEELAAEYGFGIQKVDITRDEQLYVRFHEVIPVIDVEGTLLLAPIDSRELRQVIEAALGWI; encoded by the coding sequence ATGATCCAAGTCACGCTGTACGGCACGGCGGATTGCCCGCTCTGCGATGAGGCGCTGGAGGCGCTAGAGGAACTAGCGGCGGAATACGGTTTCGGGATTCAGAAGGTGGACATCACGCGAGATGAACAGCTATATGTCCGGTTCCATGAGGTGATCCCGGTGATTGACGTAGAGGGGACACTCCTGCTCGCCCCCATTGACTCGCGTGAGCTGCGACAGGTAATAGAGGCAGCGCTGGGATGGATATGA
- the dnaK gene encoding molecular chaperone DnaK — MAKIVGIDLGTTNSVVAVVEGGEPTVIPIAEGGHLCPSVVAFTKTGERLVGQTAKRQAVVNPENTIYSIKRLMGRRIDDPETRRTMQMVPYRIVAGPQQDARVHIPVVDRTYTPQEISAMILSKLKRDAEAYLGEPVTKAVITVPAYFNDSQRQATKDAGQIAGLEVVRIINEPTAAALAYGLDKKKDETILVFDLGGGTFDVSILEVGDGVIEVKATNGDTHLGGDDWDERIVRWVIEEFKKEQGIDLSKDRQALQRLREAAEKAKIELSTLTETEINLPFITADATGPKHLQMKLTRSKFEQLTEDLVERCRGPFERALQDAGLTARDLDEVVLVGGSTRMPMIQELVRELTGKEPHKGVNPDEVVAVGAAIQAAVLGGEVRDVLLLDVTPLSLGLETLGGVMTVLIPRNTTIPTRKSEIFTTAEDGQTAVEIHVLQGERPMAADNKTLGRFRLEGIPPAPRGVPQIEVTFDIDANGILHVTAKDKATNKEQSIRITASTNLTKEEIERMVREAREHEREDQRRRELAEARNTADSVIYTIEKTLRELGDRVPATDRGRIEGLISDLRSAVKGDDIHRIRSLTEQLQQASYALGQQLYQQQASGDGRAGGERRPSGEGDVVEGEYRQV; from the coding sequence ATGGCCAAGATTGTGGGCATTGATCTGGGCACAACCAACTCTGTCGTGGCGGTGGTGGAGGGCGGCGAACCGACGGTCATCCCTATCGCCGAGGGAGGGCACCTCTGCCCATCGGTGGTGGCCTTCACCAAGACCGGTGAGCGGCTTGTGGGGCAGACCGCCAAGCGTCAGGCAGTGGTGAATCCGGAAAATACCATCTATTCCATCAAACGGCTTATGGGCCGGCGCATTGATGACCCTGAGACCCGCCGCACGATGCAGATGGTGCCCTATCGCATCGTGGCCGGGCCTCAGCAGGACGCTCGCGTGCACATCCCGGTGGTGGATCGGACGTATACGCCCCAGGAGATCTCGGCCATGATTCTGAGCAAGCTCAAGCGAGATGCCGAGGCCTATCTGGGTGAGCCGGTCACCAAGGCGGTGATCACGGTCCCGGCCTACTTTAACGATTCTCAGCGGCAGGCAACCAAGGATGCGGGGCAGATCGCAGGCCTAGAGGTGGTGCGCATCATCAACGAGCCTACAGCCGCTGCTTTAGCCTATGGGCTAGATAAGAAGAAAGACGAAACGATCCTGGTGTTTGACTTGGGAGGCGGCACTTTCGATGTCTCTATCCTCGAGGTGGGTGATGGCGTTATCGAGGTTAAAGCTACTAACGGCGACACTCACCTGGGTGGTGATGACTGGGATGAGCGGATCGTCCGCTGGGTAATTGAGGAATTCAAGAAAGAGCAAGGGATTGATCTGAGCAAGGATCGCCAGGCGTTGCAGCGGCTACGCGAGGCGGCTGAGAAGGCCAAGATCGAGCTCTCGACGCTCACCGAAACGGAGATCAACCTGCCGTTTATCACGGCGGATGCTACCGGTCCCAAGCACCTGCAAATGAAGCTGACTCGCAGCAAGTTTGAGCAGCTTACTGAAGATCTGGTCGAGCGCTGCCGAGGGCCATTTGAGCGGGCGCTGCAGGATGCGGGGCTCACCGCCCGGGACTTGGACGAGGTGGTGCTGGTGGGCGGCTCGACCCGCATGCCCATGATCCAAGAGCTGGTGCGCGAGCTCACCGGCAAAGAACCGCACAAGGGCGTTAACCCGGATGAAGTGGTAGCAGTGGGCGCGGCGATCCAAGCGGCTGTGCTCGGTGGCGAAGTGCGAGACGTGCTATTGCTGGATGTGACTCCGCTCAGCCTAGGACTGGAAACGCTGGGTGGCGTGATGACGGTGCTCATCCCGCGCAACACCACCATCCCGACTCGCAAGTCCGAGATCTTCACGACGGCGGAGGATGGCCAGACGGCAGTGGAGATCCACGTCCTGCAAGGCGAGCGCCCGATGGCGGCAGACAACAAGACGCTGGGCCGCTTCCGCCTCGAGGGCATCCCGCCGGCGCCGCGCGGCGTCCCGCAAATTGAGGTCACGTTCGACATTGACGCCAACGGGATCTTACACGTGACAGCCAAAGACAAGGCAACCAACAAGGAACAGAGCATCCGCATCACGGCGTCTACGAACCTGACCAAGGAGGAAATCGAGCGCATGGTGCGCGAGGCTCGGGAGCACGAGCGGGAGGATCAGCGCCGGCGCGAGCTGGCTGAGGCACGCAATACGGCCGATAGCGTGATTTATACCATTGAAAAGACCTTGCGTGAATTGGGCGATCGTGTGCCAGCCACTGACCGCGGGCGGATTGAGGGCCTGATCAGTGACCTACGCAGCGCCGTCAAAGGTGACGACATCCACCGCATCCGCAGCCTGACCGAGCAGTTACAGCAGGCCAGTTACGCGCTGGGTCAGCAACTGTATCAACAGCAGGCAAGCGGGGATGGCAGAGCCGGCGGTGAGCGTCGCCCCTCTGGCGAAGGGGATGTCGTAGAAGGTGAGTACCGCCAGGTGTAA